CCCATGGCACACAGCTGTTAAACGACTAAGAAAGGAGAATATGATATGCATAAAAAAACAACATACAATTATCTATGGAGGATAATACCTCTATAATTTGGAGGAAACATGTTAAAGAAAAATATTTCAATAAAAGGTATTCCTGCTATTTTATGGGGAAACGACAGCACAGAACTATTTATTGCTGTACATGGCAATATGTCTTCAAAATCAGATATTCCAATTCACATACTTGCCGAAGAAGTCGTTCCATCAGGTTATCAGGTGCTTAGTTTTGATTTACCGGAACACGGCGGCAGAAAAAATGAACCGACACTTTGCAATGTTGAAAATTGCGTTTCAGATTTGAAGAAGGTTATAACATTTGCAACCGAAAAATCAGATTCAATCAGCTTATGGGCCAATAGTATGGGAGCATATTTTAGTTTATTGGCTTATAAAGATGAAGCGATAAAGCAGAGCTTGTTTTTTTCTCCTGTGGTAGACATGAGCCGGGTGATTCAAAATATGATGAAATGGTTTGATGTTACGGAAGAACAGCTATGTAGGGAAAAAGAAGTATCTCTACCCATCGGTCAAACTTTATATTGGGATTACTACCGGTATGTTATGAATAACCCAATTGTAAAATGGAGTGCTCCCACCTCAATTCTATATGGGAAAAAAGATGAACTTTGTGAGTATGATATCTTATCATCATTTATTAAAAGATTCAATTGCAATCTTACTGTTTCAGATGCTTCTGAGCATTATTTTCACACAGAGGAAGATTTGGCTATTTATAGAAAATGGCTTGAGAAAAACATTCTTAAATAATTCAGGGTGCCCTGGAGCGGTAATAATACTGCTCCAGGGCATATTCATTATAATTTGGATATTATTAGGAAAAAAATCGCTTGTCAAAAATCAGTCAGAGCGATATTATCATTAAGGGATACAACATCCAAAGGATTAAAAAAAGCCGGTTCCAAATAAAGATAGAAAGCTGGAAGAGATAATGTTATAATATGAATTGTTTTATATACGTAGGATGATGTGTATCAACAAAATCTATCAGAACTGCCATTGGAGGTAATAATGAATAAAAAGATGCTGTTTACAATTATCACAACCTCTCTCCTTATTGTAGGTTGTGGAAAAAATGACACAACCAATAGTCTGCAACAAAATGAGAAACCGTCCCTGGAAGCTTCTACAGAAAATAATGTAACCACAGAATCTCAAGAAGAGAGTATATCTATAACAACAACTACAGCGGCTGCAACAGCAGCAGGTAATACAATTGACTATAAGCAATATCTTAAAAAGACATGGATTAGAAATACTGATTCCGATTTCCCAGATAATGGCGGCTTATCTATTTTAATTTCAAAGATTGGGGAAGGGAAGATTCAGGGAGAGGTCAGTGCAGTTGGCAATGGACCGGCATACAATATAGATAGCGCAGAATTTGAAGGAACCGTTAATAATGATACAGCGGAGTGCCAGCTTGTAAATGATTCCAGGGGAAATAAGGGAAAGATTGAACTTTTATTTAAATCGGATAACACCCTTGAGGCAACAATTACAATAACCGGGAGATCAAATGATACAGTAATGAGCCTTCCAGAAGGCAAGTTTGAGTTTACTCCGTATAATCTTAAAAATATAAAGGGTCTTGAGCTTATCAAAGAACAAACCTTTATGGTGGATTTAAATTCATGGGGTAATGTTAAATTCGTATCAGGAAAATTAACAGGAGGTGACCATATACCTGTTGTATTTTATTTGACCAATGAAGATGGAGATATTCTTTATAATTTCTATGCAGCTCTTCCCTATAGCATAGATGTTAAAGCAGTTTCATTTCAAGATGTAAACAAGGATGGGCGGAAGGATATAATCATTATTGTTGCAGATAACTATGACGGCGCAACTGGAGATCCTATCGCTACTGTTTTCCTGCAAGAGGCTGATGGGTCATTTACAAATGATTATAAGCTGGACCAGGAAATAAATGATTCTGGAAATAGTAAAGATATAAGTACTATAGCGAATTACATTTTAAGTAAATTCTAGTCATATTTTTGATTGTCTAATTGTCTATGGAAACAAAAAGATTTCAGCCGCATCAAATGATATAGTCAAAGTAAAGTTAAGAGAACTGTAAAAGGTTCTCTTTTTTATTCCTAAATTTCGGGAGGATAAAACGTGCAGCATGATATGCAGAAATAGGCGTAAAGTTCCCTGTTCTGAACATAAAATTGATTGTAAATAACAAATCCGTTGGCTTATGCAGATAAGAGGGGAGGTCACCAAAAAAAGCTTGGCAGAATATTATAGTAATACAGAATTTATATAAAGGAGTTAAAAAATATGGCAACGGTATCAGGTCAAATTATATTTGATAGAAATAGAAGTGCTGCTATGGATGCTGGAGATTCTGGAATAGCTAATGTACCTGTTGTATTACAGAATATAACACCAGGCCCAAATCCGGAGAATAACACTTCAACATCAGAGACACCAATATTAACTCCTGCACAAGCAGATGTTTCGGTTACAAAAACTGCATGTCCCAATCCAGTGGCTCCAGGACAAGAGATGACCTTTACTCTTGTAGTATCCAATGCAGGCCCCAATACTGCAGAAAACGTGATTGTAAATGATAATTTTTCAGCCAGCATTACAGGACCTGAATATTCACCCCATGGAGGGGCAGCATTTAATCCATGGCTGGGATCTCTTAATATAGGAGCACTGCCGGCTGGAGCATCAAGAACCATTATCATCAGAGGAACAGTATCAGAATCAGCTTCCGGGTGTATAAATAATACGGCAATTGTAATTTCAGCAACACCGGACCCTGATTTTCTGAACAACGTATCATCAATGTGTATAGTTGTAGCAACTGAAGAAGGATCAGATTACCATAGTGGTATCCAAGGCAGGACCAGCAATGTAGAAAAAGCATTTTAAATAATAATCTTGACAAATAGTCAGCGCTGAGTATAATTATAGTCAGTACTGACTATTTTTTGTTAAGAAAGGCGAATATTATGATCCCCCTTTATATTCTTGGTTTACTTCAAAGATACGGCCCCCAGCACGGCTATCAGATAAAAAAGATCATTGCAGAGCAGCTTTCCGATTTTACGCAGATCAAGCTG
The nucleotide sequence above comes from Lacrimispora sp. BS-2. Encoded proteins:
- a CDS encoding alpha/beta hydrolase; this translates as MLKKNISIKGIPAILWGNDSTELFIAVHGNMSSKSDIPIHILAEEVVPSGYQVLSFDLPEHGGRKNEPTLCNVENCVSDLKKVITFATEKSDSISLWANSMGAYFSLLAYKDEAIKQSLFFSPVVDMSRVIQNMMKWFDVTEEQLCREKEVSLPIGQTLYWDYYRYVMNNPIVKWSAPTSILYGKKDELCEYDILSSFIKRFNCNLTVSDASEHYFHTEEDLAIYRKWLEKNILK
- a CDS encoding DUF11 domain-containing protein, which encodes MATVSGQIIFDRNRSAAMDAGDSGIANVPVVLQNITPGPNPENNTSTSETPILTPAQADVSVTKTACPNPVAPGQEMTFTLVVSNAGPNTAENVIVNDNFSASITGPEYSPHGGAAFNPWLGSLNIGALPAGASRTIIIRGTVSESASGCINNTAIVISATPDPDFLNNVSSMCIVVATEEGSDYHSGIQGRTSNVEKAF